The following coding sequences are from one Panicum hallii strain FIL2 chromosome 5, PHallii_v3.1, whole genome shotgun sequence window:
- the LOC112892636 gene encoding L10-interacting MYB domain-containing protein-like, with translation MGEKAVWDNATLKHFIDICKEELTLGNRPNGCFTRTGWKNLEDKLLARAGLKLVRSQLKNKLDNMKKDYTVFMELKNAATGLGWDDANQTVECSSTWWDEHLARCNNPERGIKCAHVKFRKRGPKYLDDLHLLFEKVHVTGASASCPGDIPSSDSSDEEPVEITPIEKPKPAGKKRKQLSSQIEEKEEKSPFFRMYKNTCMRIESAAEKIGSSLEASSAPPQSSRVPTIAECMRMMDANMEELARKGQQSLLSLNELSQHAAILGNLADLYNDRQLPDKEFERCDADEEYMPRASNVEEQTQDDGCEIEGENEVTMNTIRDRIAASIENARGI, from the exons ATGGGTGAAAAGGCGGTGTGGGATAATGCCACTTTGAAGCACTTCATTGATATCTGCAAGGAGGAGCTTACTCTTGGGAATAGACCAAATGGTTGTTTCACTAGAACTGGTTGGAAGAACCTTGAGGATAAACTTCTTGCAAGAGCCGGGTTGAAACTAGTGAGGTCACAATTGAAGAACAAATTGGACAACATGAAAAAAGATTACACCGTGTTCATGGAACTGAAAAATGCTGCCACTGGGCTTGGATGGGATGATGCGAATCAAACTGTTGAGTGCTCTAGCACGTGGTGGGATGAACATCTTGCG CGATGCAACAACCCAGAAAGAGGTATCAAGTGTGCCCATGTCAAGTTTCGAAAGAGGGGGCCGAAGTACCTTGATGATTTACATCTGCTGTTTGAGAAGGTGCATGTCACCGGTGCTTCCGCATCATGTCCAGGAGATATTCCTTCAAGTGACTCGAGTGATGAGGAACCAGTGGAGATTACTCCCATTGAGAAACCAAAACCAGCAGGAAAGAAGCGCAAACAATTGTCTAGTCAGATTGaagagaaggaggagaagagtCCATTTTTCCGGATGTACAAGAACACATGCATGAGGATTGAAAGTGCAGCTGAAAAAATTGGGTCAAGTCTTGAAGCATCATCGGCTCCTCCGCAATCCAGCCGTGTTCCAACTATTGCAGAATGCATGAGAATG ATGGATGCGAATATGGAAGAGCTGGCTAGAAAAGGGCAGCAGTCTCTTCTTTCACTAAATGAGTTATCTCAACATGCTGCGATTCTTGGAAATCTGGCTGATCTTTACAATGACCG TCAGTTGCCTGATAAGGAGTTTGAGAGGTGTGACGCAGATGAGGAGTATATGCCACGAGCATCAAATGTTGAGGAACAAACTCAAGATGATGGTTGTGAGATAGAGGGAGAGAATGAAGTTACTATGAACACAATTCGTGATAGGATAGCTGCTTCAATAGAAAATGCAAGGGGAATATGA